The genomic segment gaaggcagggaggCCACAGGGAGTGCCTGGAAGGAGGTGGGGTTGCCATGAGGTTGGGAGGTCCGGGCGCAAGCGGCTCGGGCCCGGTGAGAATGGCAGAGTTGGGGCTGGCTGGGGCCCCAGACAGAAACCCACCCTGGCCCTCCTCAGCCCCAGGGGTCCGCCCCCAGGCAGTGTAGCGCTGGGCAGGGGAGACCATGGCCCGCCTCTTCAGTCCCCGGCCGCCTCCCAGCGAAGAGCTCTTCTACGAGACCTACTACAGCCTGAGCCAGCAGTACCCACTACTGCTACTGCTGCTGGTGATCCTGCTCTTTGGGCTCCTGGCGCTGCTCGCTGTTGCCTGGGCCAGCGGCAGGGTaagcaggggagggcagggagggctctGATGCGGGGTGCCTCCTTAAGGACGGCGGGAGGGCCACTGCTCAGGGGCGTTTTCGGGGCTGGGACTTGTGGgtctctggtcttttttttttttttttgcccgaacctgtgggatcctagttctccgaccaggaattgaacccacacccctgcattggaagcgtggattcttaaccacaggataccaccagggaagtcccacgtggGTCTTCTTTTCGATGTGCTTTCTTATCTGGGACCCGGAAAACAAGTGCTAGGAACTGCAGTGACCCTGCACAAGTCACTGCCTCTCTGGGCCACAGTCTCTGGGTCTACACAAGGAGATAGCTGAGCTCTCGATGCTTCTAATTTCTCTGTGGGTGCTGACAGACCTCAGACCTTACAAACGTCTGTGATCTACTGGTCCTAGAATAAATCCAACACCGGATTTTCCAATTTTCCAGGGGGGGAAATTACACTGGGCCCCATGGGAATCTGCTTCctggttttctttccctctcagGCGCTGTGGGGCAGTTGTACCCACAGACTCCCAGAAGGCACTTTCCATTCCGTTCTCATTTagtccccaaataaacccatttccAGTTTCTTTTGTTGGGGGGATGGGGATCTTCGATTCCATTTCTGGAAATATCTTGCTTCaagttttctttaaacatttcggAGGCAAGGTGGGAAAACCATTGGATGTGACCAATCCTTGCCTGTCCTCTCCAAGTCCAGGAAGAGGTGGGAACAAAGAGTGAGGGGCGAGGGGGGGTAAGCTTCTACACCTGAGGCAACGGGGAGATCCAGCTCCCAGGCAGCCTAGGGAGGTTATGGGCGCAGTCTCCTGCCCAAGCTCTgctgaggggaggtgggggcggggcctgaaACTCTGAGCCTTGGTCCCAGGCAGGGAATCTCCCCTGCAAATTGGCCAGATTCGGATATACTCATGCCTAAGTGCCTTCTGTGAACTAgaatttttctcttgctttgggATCccgagtgggggtgggaggggtgctgTAGTTCCCATTTGACAGGTGAGAAAACGGAGGCACAGAAGGGTCATGGATTCACAAATGGCCAATGTGAGGTTGCAGCCAGGTCTTCTGGGTAGGAGGTTCAGTCACGCTGCAGCATGCAAGTGAGATAGTGGGTTGAATCATAGGAGACTGCTGGCTCTGTAGATTAAAAACAGATTATCAGCAATTTCAAGTGGTTCAACTTAATATGAATGGCAAGTGGAGGTGCCCTGCCTGCTTTTCTTACTAGGGTTTGAGACAGTTTTCAGAACGGGTCTGAGGGACTGCCGGCTCTTCCTCTCCTTGGAGGAGCTCCGCAAGCGCCACACCCCGATTTTGCCTCATGTACCCCAGGAGCTGGCCTCAGACCCGGGCTTCCTGACCACGGTGCTGTGCGCGCTGGGCGGCTTCTCCCTACTGCTGGGCCTGGCTTCTCGCGAACATCGACTGCAGCGCTGGACGCGTCCCCTGTCGGGCCTCGTGTGGGCAGCGCTGCTCGCGCTAGGCCACGGCTTCCTGTTCACCGGGGGCGCGGTGAGCGCCTGGGATCAGGTGAGGCTGGTGGAGCAGAGCGGGGAGAGCTCCCGGGCCTCGAACGCGCACTCAGGCCCCGAAGAGCAgcgctgcagcagcagcagcagcagcagcagcagcagtgtaaGCCTGCAACTTCccgctcccctctcccccaggtgtcctttttcctttttgtcatcTTCACCGTGTATGCCATGTTGCCCTTGGGCATGTGGGACGCCGCCGCCGCGGGTCTCACCTCTTCACTCTCACACCTGCTGGTCCTGGGGCTGTACCTTGGGCCTCAGCCGGACTCACGGCCCGCGCTGCTGCCGCAGGTGAGCACGCACGGAGCACAGGCTGCGGCCAGGGCTGGCTCCGCTGGGCGCTGCTTGCTTCCTCCGCGCAGTCACCAACCAACCGTTTGCTGAGCTGTGACTGCAAGGCAGGGCGCAGCGCTGGGCGCAGGGTGCAAACTCAGACCCCGGCCAGGCCTTCGTGGAGCTGGTACACGGGGCAGCGCGATGCCTGCAAACGCCAGAAGAGGGCTCTGGGCCCACGGGGAAGGGAGTTCGCCCGGGTGGTGGGGACAGGTGTGGATGACTGACCCTTTTACGGGGAATGTAAAAATTGGAGCTTGAGTAGTGTCGTGCTGCGGTGCGGGTGGGAATGATGGAGTGGTACTCCCAGCCTCGGAAACGCACGTGCAAAGGTTTCTAGACCTAAGAGGCCGGGTTGGCAGCAGCCAGGAGTCTGGAGCAGAGGTGGTGGGGTGAGGGAGTGTGGCACCCGTTGCCTCGAAATACTTCCGCCTCTTAACTCCCCGGCCCTCTGAGAGACCAGTCCAGCTACACACAGTAGCCCCCCGCCCCGGGGTCCATTGCCCTCTGAGGCTGACCCTCCCCCACAGCTGGCGGCAAACGCGGTGCTGTTCCTATGCGGGAACGTGGCCGGAGCGTACCACAAGGCGCTGATGGAGCGCGCGCTGCGCGCCACCTTCCGGGAGGCGCTGAGTTCCCTGCACTCGCGCCAGAGGCTGGACACGGAGAAGAAGCACCAGGTCCGCTGGGACGCgaggccgggcggggcgggggttcCGAGACGGGAGTTGTTTAGATCTGACTATGGAAGCCGAATGACTTAGGCGGGTCGCTAGaccttctgtttcctcctttgtaaaatgtggCTATTGTCCACCTTGGAAGGCTGGTGTGAGGCTCAGACTGAAGAGTGTGAAAACACTTTAGAACGTTATGAAACTAAACGAAGGGCTCTAGTTCCGATATTGGTGCTGGAGGTTCAGTCTCTGAAGGTGATCagtgcagggcagggctggagcccGGCTATAGGTGGTGGGGGAGGACCTGGGCCGACACCCTGGGGaacacctctggcgctggggaagTATGTGAGCTCCCAGCGGCTTGGGGAGCTGGGGCTCCCGGCTTTAAGGGGTAGGGGGGTTGGTGCTCATAGTCACCTCCCCCAGGAACACCTCCTCTTGTCCATCCTTCCTGCCTACCTGGCCCAAGAGATGAAGGCGGAGATCATGGCACGGCTACAGGCTGGACAGGGGTCAAGGCCAGAGAGTACCAACAACTTCCACAGCCTCTATGTCAAGAGGCACCAGGGAGTCAGGTATGAGGAAGGAcggccagaggggagggagtgcAGGCTGAGACCCCAGCCCCACTGATGCGGTCTGCCCCACCCAGTGTGCTGTATGCGGACATCGTGGGCTTCACGCGGCTGGCCAGTGAGTGCTCCCCTAAGGAGTTGGTGCTCATGCTCAACGAGCTCTTTGGCAAGTTCGACCAGATCGCCAAGGTCAGAGGGAACTTCTTTCCCCACCTTCACACTCCCCACCCTGGAGAGCCCCTTCCGAGGGAAAGGCCTGCCTTATAAGATCCCAGTCCCACTTCCAAGCCCATGTGGGCTCCCAGATACTCCACTGCGGGTAGGAAACCCTCTCAAATATCCCCAGGTATGGAACTGCTCTCTGCACCCCTCAAAGCTGGAGAGACTTTTCAACATCCCCACAGATGCCCCAACTACAACACACCCAAACAGGCTCTGAGCCCCAGCATAGGTGTCTCTGGGCACTACAACCAAATCTAGATAGATTTTTCTGATGTACTAACATTAGGAGGCGCTTCCAAGGGAAATCTCTGCCCTCCGCATCCTCAGCCCAGCTACCCGCTCAGTACCCAGGGATGCCCCCAACCAACTTAATCTGGATGTTCCCCCAACCCAAAAAAACCCCCTCAATCCTGAGGTGACTTTCATATGCTCAAATCTGAATACACCCTACACATGCCAAAGCTGGAGAGAGCCACAGACATCCCAACCCTTCAGAAGCCCTTCTGAGAAAGACACCCACATAGGAGACCTTAGCCAGTCCCGTATCAAGTTAAGGGAGTCCCTAGATCTGACCTAGACACTCCCAACCTCAGAAGTTCTTCAGGAATATCACATTTGCTCCCACTTTTCCCaactctctcctgcctcctttgGCAGCTAACCAGGTGCCCCCCTCCTCCTGTACACCCTTCCCCCAGGAGCATGAATGCATGCGGATCAAGATCCTGGGAGACTGTTACTACTGTGTCTCTGGGCTACCGCTCTCGCTGCCAGACCACGCCATCAACTGCGTGCGCATGGGGCTGGACATGTGCCGGGCCATCAGGTCAGTTGGGGTGGGCAGGATGGATGTGGGGCAGGAGCAGGTAGGGTGGTGGAAGTCCTCCCCGAGAGGGGGAGGGCTGCTGCATGGGTAGGGCTGAAGGCAGCACTCAAACTGTTCATACACCCTGCTCAGGAAACTTCGGGCAGCCACCGGGGTGGATATCAACATGCGTGTTGGTGTGCACTCGGGCAGCGTGCTCTGCGGGGTCATCGGGCTGCAGAAATGGCAGTATGATGTCTGGTCCCATGACGTCACTCTGGCCAACCACATGGAGGCGAGTGGAGTGCCAGGGTGAGAGCTGGGGCTCCGGGAGGCTATAGCAAGAGACCAATCAGACTTCCAACTTGCCTGGTTTTCACAGTTCTTTAAAATGAGCACATTCCCAAGTGGGGGTCAGGGAGATCCTGGGGTacagggaggggagctgggagaCACTTCCTGTAGCACAGGGCCTTGCTTGAAGTCGGACCTCCAAGAATGCGCCTcgaaagaaatgaaagatttggAAGCTCTCCTTCCTGattcccacctccccctccttccAGACGAGTACATATCACAGGGGCGACACTGGCCCTGCTGGCAGGGGCTTACGCTGTGGAGGATGCAGCCATGGAACACCGGGACCCATACCTTCGGGAGCTAGGGGAGCCCACCTACCTGGTCATCGATCCCCGGGTAAGAGCCCAGCCTGGACCCCACGGGCTGGCCCACCCTCACCATCCACAGCCAATGGGCCTGATCTCTTCCATGCCAGACATTGAGCTCCTGGGCCCTGAAGTGTGTATCGTCGGGGAGGGGACAGAAGCCTTTAAGGGGTGTGGGGAGAATGGGGAAGGGTCTGTGATCTTGACTCTCAGCCCTCGTGTGCCCCaggcggaggaggaggacgagAAGAGCACTGCAGGAGGGTTGCTGTCCTCTCTTGAGGGCCCCAAGATGCGTCCATCACTGCTGATGACCCGCTACCTGGAGTCCTGGGGTGCAGCCAAGCCTTTCGCTCACCTGAACCACGTAGAGAGCCCTGTGTCCACCTCCACCCCTCTCCCGGTACGTGCACCTCCTTCATGAGCCCAGCGCTTACATAAACCCACCCCCATCGCCCACTTCTGGCTCCTCCCGCCCCCACCATCAGTGAGTCACTTGATGACATCCCAAGGTCCTGAACTTTCTGGTCACCCCAGTCACTGGTTCAGGACCTTCCTTGCCCCTTTTTCCAGAGAAAGGGCAAAGATGACTGCCCTCTGAGCTCAGCTCAGAGAAGACACAAGACCCTACAGACACCATGTCCACTGCTCCCCAGCCTCCACTCAGGAAGCCCCTTCCCCTGGTACTATACTTCGTCCTGACTCTGAGGCCGGTGCTACAGACCCATTCCCACCAGGAAATGTCTCTGTTTAGCTCAGTCCTGCAACTCTACGCTCTCTTACTCAGTCCCCTCTGAGACAGGGAGGGCGGGGCCCATCGCTTGCTGCCCCTGCTCTCCAGCACTTGGACACAGACAAAATGAGGTGATAGTGAAAATCTCTCATGGCCTCAAAGAAGGAAGTCACCATGAGTGGGCAGGAtcggggagggagagagggaagccaGCCTACCCCTTGTCTGGGGGAAGTTACAACAGGGCCACTTAGGCTGATCTGTGCATAGCACTTCAGGGTAGTCAGTGACTCACCAGCTGCTGGAGGAGCCTGGATTTCCCCCACCACCCACTCGAGGTGTTGGTACTTGCTGACAAGCGGCCAGAACCCCCTCATGCAGGGACCCAGGCCATGTCCCTAAAGGCTTGCCCCGGGGTCAGATTCCTCAGCCTGTTCTCCATTTTACCTGATCTTCCCAAAACCCGTTCAGCATTCGCAGTCACCTATCCATGGATCTTCCCAGAATCTCCTCTGCTAGGGAGACCTGCTTGAATTTATGGGGTAACTCCAGAGTACCCTTTCTGTGTCCAatcccccctcccttcccatccAGCAGGAAAGCAGGCCAGAGATCAGTGAACAGTGAGGAGCGGGGAGAGGGGGGTGGACCTTGAGGCTCAGTGGCTGAGTGCTTAATTTCAAGCCTcagcagggggaaggggagaggttAGAGGGCTAAGCTGgcaggatggagaggaaggaagaaccCAAGACCCAGCTGACCGTTGCAGGCTGAGGCCTCTTGGTGGGGATGGGGTAGAAGGGGGTTTGCTGGGAGCCCAGGGACTGCCAGACGATGTTGGGTGCAACCCCCGTGGTGGGGATGCCCCCCAGGACCCATGCCAgacctccccaacccccactggCATGCAGGCTAAGAAGTGTCAGGGCGGAGTGGGAACCCCTTCTTCTAAGTTATCTCCTGAGGCACGACCTCATCAGCCCAGAGACTCCCTTCTCAGCCC from the Hippopotamus amphibius kiboko isolate mHipAmp2 chromosome 2, mHipAmp2.hap2, whole genome shotgun sequence genome contains:
- the ADCY4 gene encoding adenylate cyclase type 4 isoform X4; the protein is MARLFSPRPPPSEELFYETYYSLSQQYPLLLLLLVILLFGLLALLAVAWASGRELASDPGFLTTVLCALGGFSLLLGLASREHRLQRWTRPLSGLVWAALLALGHGFLFTGGAVSAWDQVSFFLFVIFTVYAMLPLGMWDAAAAGLTSSLSHLLVLGLYLGPQPDSRPALLPQLAANAVLFLCGNVAGAYHKALMERALRATFREALSSLHSRQRLDTEKKHQEHLLLSILPAYLAQEMKAEIMARLQAGQGSRPESTNNFHSLYVKRHQGVSVLYADIVGFTRLASECSPKELVLMLNELFGKFDQIAKEHECMRIKILGDCYYCVSGLPLSLPDHAINCVRMGLDMCRAIRKLRAATGVDINMRVGVHSGSVLCGVIGLQKWQYDVWSHDVTLANHMEASGVPGRVHITGATLALLAGAYAVEDAAMEHRDPYLRELGEPTYLVIDPRAEEEDEKSTAGGLLSSLEGPKMRPSLLMTRYLESWGAAKPFAHLNHVESPVSTSTPLPEKALSSFSPQWSLDRSRTPRGLDDELDTGDAKFFQVIEQLNSQKQWKQSKDFNPLTLYFREKEMEKEYRLSALPAFKYYAACTFLVFLSNFIIQMLVTNRPPALTITYSITFLLFFLLLFVCFSEHLTKCVLKGPKMLHWLPTLSVLVATRPGLRVALGTATILLVFAMAVTSLVFLPAAANCPFRAPNVSSVASNLSWELPGSLPLISVPYSMHCCVLGSLSCSLFLHTSFELKLLLLLLWLLASCSLSLHSHAWLSDCLVARLYLGASDSRPGVLKEPKLMGAVSFFIFFFTLLVLARQNEYYCRLDFLWKKKLRQEQEETETMENLTRLLLENVLPAHVAPQFIGQNRRNESQTLRSFTLNPASTMRG